Proteins from a single region of Pseudomonas quebecensis:
- a CDS encoding amino acid ABC transporter ATP-binding protein: MSEAIKQPVGPEGIIQMQGVNKWYGQFHVLKDINLNVKQGERIVLCGPSGSGKSTTIRCLNRLEEHQQGRIVVDGVELTNDLKQIEAIRREVGMVFQHFNLFPHLTILQNCTLAPMWVRKMPKRKAEEIAMHYLERVRIPEQAHKFPGQLSGGQQQRVAIARALCMKPKIMLFDEPTSALDPEMVKEVLDTMIGLAEDGMTMLCVTHEMGFARTVANRVIFMDKGEIVEQAAPNDFFDNPQNDRTKLFLSQILH, from the coding sequence ATGAGCGAAGCAATCAAACAGCCTGTGGGCCCTGAAGGCATTATCCAGATGCAGGGCGTCAACAAGTGGTACGGCCAGTTCCACGTGTTGAAAGACATCAACCTGAACGTCAAGCAGGGCGAGCGTATCGTGCTGTGCGGACCGTCGGGTTCGGGCAAGTCCACCACCATCCGCTGCCTCAACCGCTTGGAAGAGCATCAGCAGGGCCGCATCGTGGTCGATGGCGTTGAGCTGACCAACGACCTCAAGCAGATCGAAGCGATCCGCCGTGAAGTCGGCATGGTGTTCCAGCACTTCAACCTGTTCCCGCACCTGACCATCCTGCAGAACTGCACGCTGGCGCCGATGTGGGTGCGCAAGATGCCCAAGCGCAAGGCCGAAGAAATTGCCATGCACTACCTGGAGCGCGTGCGCATCCCGGAGCAGGCCCACAAGTTTCCGGGGCAGTTGTCCGGCGGCCAGCAACAGCGTGTGGCGATTGCCCGTGCCTTGTGTATGAAGCCGAAAATCATGCTGTTCGATGAGCCGACTTCGGCACTCGACCCGGAAATGGTGAAAGAGGTGCTGGACACCATGATCGGCCTGGCCGAAGACGGCATGACCATGTTGTGCGTGACCCACGAGATGGGCTTTGCCCGCACCGTGGCCAACCGCGTGATCTTCATGGACAAGGGCGAGATCGTTGAGCAAGCGGCACCGAATGACTTCTTCGACAACCCGCAGAATGATCGGACCAAGTTGTTCTTGAGCCAGATTCTGCATTGA
- a CDS encoding amino acid ABC transporter permease — translation MQNQIGAPKQKLSFSDPKVRAWLFQIITIVAVVSLGWYLFNNTQTNLQHRGITSGFDFLERSAGFGIAQHLIDYTESDSYARVFVIGLLNTLLVTFIGVILATLLGFIVGVARLSSNWMINKLATVYVEIFRNIPPLLQILFWYFAVFLTMPGPRNSHNFGDTFFVSSRGLNMPAALAADGFWPFVASMVLAIVAIVLMARWANKRFEATGVPFHKFWAGLALFVLIPALCALIFGAPLHWEMPKLQGFNFVGGWVLIPELLALTLALTVYTAAFIAEIVRSGIKSVSHGQTEAARSLGLRNGPTLRKVIIPQALRVIIPPLTSQYLNLAKNSSLAAGIGYPEMVSLFAGTVLNQTGQAIEVIAITMSVYLAISISISLLMNWYNKRIALIER, via the coding sequence ATGCAAAATCAAATCGGCGCACCCAAGCAGAAGCTCAGCTTCAGCGACCCCAAAGTGCGTGCGTGGCTCTTCCAGATCATCACGATTGTGGCGGTGGTCTCGCTGGGCTGGTACCTCTTCAACAATACCCAGACTAACCTTCAGCACCGGGGCATCACCTCGGGTTTCGACTTTCTTGAACGCAGTGCCGGCTTCGGCATCGCGCAGCATTTGATCGACTACACCGAATCGGACAGCTATGCCCGGGTGTTTGTGATCGGCTTGCTCAACACCTTGCTGGTGACGTTCATCGGCGTGATCCTGGCGACCCTGCTCGGCTTTATCGTCGGCGTGGCGCGCTTGTCGTCGAACTGGATGATCAACAAGCTGGCGACGGTGTACGTGGAAATCTTCCGCAACATTCCGCCGCTGTTGCAGATCCTGTTCTGGTACTTCGCGGTGTTCCTGACCATGCCAGGGCCGCGTAACAGCCATAATTTCGGCGACACCTTCTTTGTCAGCAGCCGTGGTCTGAATATGCCGGCAGCGCTCGCCGCTGATGGTTTCTGGCCGTTCGTGGCGAGCATGGTGCTGGCCATCGTGGCAATCGTGCTGATGGCGCGCTGGGCCAACAAGCGATTTGAAGCCACGGGCGTTCCGTTCCATAAATTCTGGGCGGGCCTGGCGCTGTTCGTGCTGATCCCGGCGCTGTGCGCGTTGATCTTCGGCGCACCGCTGCATTGGGAAATGCCCAAGCTGCAGGGCTTCAACTTCGTCGGCGGCTGGGTATTGATCCCCGAACTGCTGGCATTGACCCTGGCGTTGACGGTGTACACGGCGGCGTTTATCGCCGAGATCGTGCGCTCGGGCATCAAGTCCGTCAGCCACGGCCAGACCGAAGCCGCTCGCTCCCTGGGCCTGCGCAACGGTCCCACGCTGCGCAAGGTCATCATCCCGCAGGCGCTGCGGGTGATTATTCCGCCGCTGACCAGCCAATACCTCAACCTGGCGAAGAACTCGTCGTTGGCCGCCGGTATCGGTTACCCGGAAATGGTTTCGCTGTTCGCCGGCACGGTGCTTAACCAGACCGGCCAGGCGATCGAAGTCATTGCCATCACCATGAGCGTGTACCTGGCGATCAGCATCAGCATTTCTCTGCTGATGAACTGGTACAACAAGCGCATTGCGCTGATCGAGCGGTGA
- a CDS encoding amino acid ABC transporter permease: MSSHTFKPDTPPPSKVFGPMAWMRANLFSSWLNTLLTLLSIYLVYLVVPPILHWAILDANWVGTTRADCTKEGACWVFIQQRFGQFMYGYYPGDLRWRVDLTVWLAIVGVAPLFISRFPRKAIYGLGFLVLYPIIAFFLLHGGVFGLATVATSQWGGLMLTLVIATVGIAGALPLGIVLALGRRSNMPAIRVVCVTFIEFWRGVPLITVLFMSSVMLPLFLPEGMNFDKLLRALIGVILFQSAYVAEVVRGGLQAIPKGQYEAAAAMGLGYWRSMGLVILPQALKLVIPGIVNTFIALFKDTSLVIIIGLFDLLNSVKQAAADPKWLGMATEGYVFAALVFWIFCFGMSRYSMHLERKLDTGHKR; encoded by the coding sequence ATGAGTTCGCATACTTTCAAACCTGATACGCCGCCGCCGAGCAAAGTCTTCGGGCCGATGGCATGGATGCGCGCCAACCTGTTTTCCAGTTGGCTCAACACCCTGCTGACCTTGCTGTCGATCTACTTGGTGTACCTGGTGGTGCCGCCGATCCTGCATTGGGCCATCCTGGATGCCAACTGGGTCGGCACTACCCGCGCCGACTGCACCAAGGAGGGCGCCTGCTGGGTGTTCATCCAACAGCGCTTCGGGCAGTTCATGTACGGCTACTACCCCGGCGACCTGCGCTGGCGCGTGGACCTGACCGTGTGGCTGGCCATCGTCGGCGTGGCACCGTTGTTCATCTCGCGCTTCCCGCGCAAGGCGATCTACGGGCTGGGCTTCCTGGTGTTGTACCCGATCATCGCCTTCTTCCTGCTGCATGGCGGTGTGTTTGGCCTGGCCACCGTGGCCACCAGCCAATGGGGCGGCCTGATGTTGACCCTGGTGATCGCCACCGTCGGTATCGCCGGCGCCTTGCCGCTGGGCATCGTGCTGGCCTTGGGGCGACGTTCGAACATGCCGGCGATTCGTGTGGTCTGCGTGACGTTCATCGAGTTCTGGCGCGGCGTGCCGCTGATCACCGTACTGTTTATGTCCTCGGTAATGCTGCCGTTGTTCCTGCCCGAAGGCATGAACTTTGACAAGCTGCTGCGGGCGCTGATCGGTGTGATCCTGTTCCAGTCGGCCTACGTCGCCGAAGTGGTGCGCGGCGGCTTGCAGGCCATCCCTAAAGGGCAGTACGAAGCTGCCGCGGCGATGGGCCTGGGTTACTGGCGCAGCATGGGCCTGGTGATCCTGCCGCAAGCGCTGAAGCTGGTGATCCCAGGGATCGTCAACACCTTCATCGCGCTGTTCAAGGACACCAGCCTGGTGATCATCATCGGCCTGTTCGACCTGCTCAACAGCGTCAAGCAAGCCGCCGCCGACCCCAAATGGCTGGGCATGGCCACCGAAGGCTACGTGTTCGCCGCCCTGGTGTTCTGGATTTTCTGTTTTGGTATGTCGCGCTATTCCATGCATCTGGAACGCAAGCTCGACACAGGCCACAAGCGTTAG